Within the Halorhabdus rudnickae genome, the region AGGCCAGCGGGAGCACCTCCCACGGCTCTCGCGGGTGCTTTCGGAGGCCGCGCTGACCGCCGAGATACGGGTCGGGAGTGCGGTGGTCGCCCTCGCCGGGGCGGACGCAACGCCCGGTCGGCTAGGGCGAGTCCTGTCGCTGGAGCCACTCGAAGTACGCCCCCAGGCGCTGGTTGCCGCAGTGGTGCGCTTTCGATAAGACGGGGGCGCGTTCGGCCCGGTCTCAATCGGGCACTGACAGCTGAGAGTGGATACTCGGGAGTCCCTGCCTT harbors:
- a CDS encoding peptide ABC transporter ATP-binding protein, translated to MAASDDLVATIEGLARSRPALSVTANLSVRIDNVDLAISTVEDRIRVQVPSVSAGVRLLRGQREHLPRLSRVLSEAALTAEIRVGSAVVALAGADATPGRLGRVLSLEPLEVRPQALVAAVVRFR